In Mucilaginibacter celer, one DNA window encodes the following:
- a CDS encoding secondary thiamine-phosphate synthase enzyme YjbQ, with protein sequence MKIFQQLLQLRERKRGFHLITSEVVNALPQIHELKTGICQVFIQHTSASLAINENADPTVRQDFEMFFSKAVPENDPDYLHDDEGPDDMPAHLKAALLGSSVTIPIRNGRLALGMWQGIYLCEHRNYGGSRMLVITAWGE encoded by the coding sequence ATGAAAATTTTTCAGCAATTGCTGCAGCTCAGGGAGCGTAAACGGGGCTTTCATCTCATCACTTCCGAAGTGGTGAATGCGCTCCCTCAAATACATGAGCTAAAAACCGGCATCTGCCAGGTTTTTATCCAGCATACCTCGGCCTCGCTGGCCATTAATGAAAATGCCGACCCAACCGTGAGGCAGGATTTTGAAATGTTTTTCAGTAAGGCTGTGCCCGAAAATGATCCTGATTATTTACACGATGATGAAGGTCCCGACGATATGCCCGCGCATTTAAAGGCGGCGCTTTTAGGCAGCTCGGTAACTATCCCAATCCGCAACGGTCGGCTGGCTTTGGGTATGTGGCAGGGCATTTACCTGTGCGAGCATCGTAATTATGGAGGCAGCCGCATGCTGGTTATTACCGCATGGGGCGAATAA
- a CDS encoding NUDIX hydrolase, with translation MLKYSKQTRLLLAVDCIIFGFDGEVLKILLIKRGFQPEKGNWSLMGGFVQPDESLDQSANRILKQLTGLEGVYLEQLYTFGQPQRDPIERTVSVAYFALIDIHKYETQISDDYQAEWFQLKRAPKLIFDQQEMVEQARKRIRYKAAMHPILFELLPTKFTIPQLQTLYECVFNTTIDKRNFSKRVLATGLLIKLADKDKAGSKRGAYYYQLNMQNYYAKFQAFMNFIPNPDTL, from the coding sequence ATGCTCAAGTATTCTAAGCAAACAAGGTTACTATTGGCTGTTGATTGTATAATTTTTGGCTTCGATGGCGAGGTTTTAAAGATATTGCTTATAAAACGCGGTTTCCAGCCCGAAAAAGGAAACTGGAGCCTGATGGGCGGCTTTGTACAGCCCGATGAAAGCCTTGATCAAAGTGCCAACCGCATTTTAAAGCAGCTAACCGGCCTGGAGGGCGTGTATCTTGAACAACTATACACCTTTGGCCAGCCACAGCGCGACCCTATTGAACGTACCGTTTCGGTTGCTTATTTTGCCTTAATTGATATCCACAAATACGAAACCCAGATCAGCGATGACTACCAGGCCGAGTGGTTTCAGCTTAAACGTGCACCCAAACTGATATTCGATCAGCAGGAAATGGTGGAGCAGGCCCGCAAGCGCATCCGCTATAAAGCAGCTATGCACCCTATCTTGTTCGAGCTTTTGCCAACCAAGTTCACCATTCCGCAATTGCAAACGCTTTATGAGTGCGTATTTAACACCACTATTGATAAACGCAATTTTAGCAAACGTGTACTGGCAACCGGCCTGCTCATTAAACTGGCCGATAAGGATAAAGCAGGGTCGAAACGCGGAGCTTATTACTATCAGCTCAACATGCAAAACTATTATGCCAAGTTCCAGGCTTTCATGAACTTTATTCCAAATCCGGATACTTTATAA
- a CDS encoding ATP-binding protein, with amino-acid sequence MKRSVSFLALLLFILPACFGQSTELKKLKNKLPLIRDSIQYINTLNRLGLLMYEQNIDSSFYYAKRARAMAERLDYKAGKAGALNVIGIVYDLKGNLQLSLRYYNEAYNLFKELHDTSNVIQGLMNIGLVFNENKEDKKAINFFKRALNTGKTLQRDSIMSLVLCNYLLLYPEQIPKDSVAIYLEKARQIGFKFNDKRMLLEADQIQSLLYLLSNEREKGIALLQHAIDSGLKMELYYLSLDMIINIGDLYVAPDTLKAITYYKQGLAIAEKSGYHYYEKIFGKKLYDIYIAQNNLAEVQRYSEKLLKLYDDEEKFTNTSGFDYIDYALKDQQLEAITIRSQNRQIVAIILGILFIITAISVIFIYRLYSLKKRHGKTLEALNQKVQQRNEKLEIDHEFNNRLVSILAHDFRQPIGALKTLATVLKDSDTFTREELMELVDTMEHSSNISLEIFENILHWIKQQLSGFEYNAVPLPLHELVDEALQPFALMGDDHHLHFVNTVDPGIVIYADKELVQFIHRNFIHNAIKFSPDSSTITISAGNGSNDTTVCVKDEGKGISPDKLKLLFNFQANMQYSNEKEKGAGVALMICKDFVDKMNGNIWVENNEVRGAAFCYSLPKPK; translated from the coding sequence ATGAAAAGATCCGTAAGCTTTTTAGCGCTGCTTTTATTTATCCTACCTGCATGTTTCGGACAGTCGACGGAGCTGAAGAAACTAAAAAACAAGCTGCCTTTAATTCGCGATAGCATCCAATACATCAATACGCTAAACCGCCTTGGCCTGCTGATGTATGAACAAAACATCGATAGTTCGTTTTACTACGCCAAACGCGCCCGGGCCATGGCCGAAAGGCTCGATTATAAAGCGGGCAAGGCCGGTGCCCTTAATGTAATTGGTATTGTATACGATTTAAAAGGCAACCTGCAGTTATCGCTCAGGTATTATAACGAGGCTTACAACCTTTTTAAAGAGCTTCATGATACATCAAACGTAATACAGGGTTTGATGAACATCGGCCTGGTATTTAACGAAAACAAGGAAGATAAAAAGGCCATCAACTTTTTTAAGCGGGCCTTAAATACCGGCAAAACACTACAGCGCGATTCCATCATGTCGTTAGTGTTGTGTAACTACCTGTTGTTGTACCCCGAGCAGATCCCGAAAGATTCGGTTGCTATTTACCTGGAAAAAGCACGGCAGATAGGTTTTAAATTTAACGATAAGCGCATGCTGCTGGAGGCCGACCAGATTCAGAGCCTTCTTTACCTGCTAAGCAACGAACGCGAAAAAGGTATAGCCCTGCTTCAGCACGCTATTGATAGCGGCCTGAAAATGGAACTTTATTATTTGAGCCTTGATATGATTATCAATATTGGCGACCTGTACGTTGCTCCGGATACATTAAAGGCCATCACGTATTACAAACAGGGGCTTGCCATTGCCGAAAAAAGCGGCTATCATTATTACGAAAAAATTTTTGGCAAAAAGCTGTACGATATCTACATCGCCCAAAATAATCTTGCTGAAGTGCAGCGCTACAGCGAAAAGCTGCTGAAACTGTATGATGATGAGGAGAAATTCACCAACACATCGGGCTTTGATTATATCGATTACGCCCTGAAAGATCAACAATTGGAGGCCATCACCATCAGGAGCCAAAACAGGCAAATAGTTGCGATAATACTGGGGATTTTATTTATCATTACGGCAATCAGCGTAATTTTTATCTACCGCTTATACAGCCTCAAGAAACGGCACGGCAAAACCCTCGAGGCCCTGAACCAAAAGGTGCAGCAACGCAACGAAAAGCTGGAGATAGATCACGAATTTAATAACCGCCTGGTATCCATCCTCGCGCACGATTTCAGGCAGCCTATAGGTGCGCTCAAAACACTGGCTACTGTATTAAAAGACTCAGACACTTTTACCCGTGAAGAACTGATGGAACTGGTTGATACTATGGAACATTCATCAAATATTTCGCTGGAGATTTTTGAAAACATTTTGCACTGGATCAAGCAGCAGTTATCGGGTTTTGAATATAACGCTGTTCCCCTGCCGCTACATGAACTGGTTGACGAAGCCCTGCAGCCCTTTGCCCTAATGGGTGATGATCACCACCTGCATTTTGTTAATACTGTTGACCCCGGTATTGTTATTTATGCCGATAAGGAACTGGTGCAGTTTATCCATCGCAATTTTATTCATAATGCCATCAAGTTTTCGCCGGATAGTTCAACAATTACCATAAGCGCCGGAAACGGGAGTAATGATACCACTGTTTGTGTAAAGGACGAAGGCAAAGGTATTTCGCCGGATAAATTGAAACTACTGTTTAATTTTCAGGCTAACATGCAATACAGCAACGAAAAGGAAAAAGGTGCCGGTGTAGCGCTGATGATCTGCAAGGATTTTGTTGATAAAATGAACGGGAATATCTGGGTAGAGAATAATGAAGTGCGGGGAGCTGCGTTTTGTTATTCGCTGCCGAAGCCAAAGTGA